A part of Entelurus aequoreus isolate RoL-2023_Sb linkage group LG10, RoL_Eaeq_v1.1, whole genome shotgun sequence genomic DNA contains:
- the LOC133659077 gene encoding LIM domain only protein 7-like isoform X2, with product MRVIAPSLSSSLGHGEEPRAQRRSAVSTDSLFRDIYDDSEDEDDDVGYADPVQDDLYARKMGVKPPATGGVGVLYHKFLPKLWTPAEDVRIQKIRQGSQRRPWYKKMQGFSHDQSASSSDDSDPGASSPSPSCAPSHKTAAVVHGKSPPMHPHPPSTTHLEAPPLVFPPVDPTAGPRLVKCQKWPLLGRQDPREPPDPIDYESIIPDLENDDMFARRTLAFQSNAELARVKTPLSARRRLWTSEEQLNIVTQRHDANMEDEDFPDIEQDDLVQHKEKIRQAHQRRPLSGAPDNYSPMPVPEPWDLPADLKTRLLCPPCPLTRQGSAHKSVKKEACPESDDMLVRKFTACSQKSSANQSSPSMPTSCSDGDLQRWRDIREASQLRYKKRRMVEMLAALKL from the exons ATGCGTGTGATTGCGCCGTCTCTCTCAAGCAGCCTCGGCCATGGCGAGGAACCGAGGGCGCAGCGCCGCTCCGCGGTGTCCACCGACAGCCTTTTCAGGGACATATACGACGACTCCGAGGATGAAGACGACGATGTGGGCTACGCCGACCCCGTTCAGGACGACCTGTACGCCCGCAAAATGGGAGTAAAACCCCCAGCAACCGGCGGTGTCGGCGTCCTGTACCACAAGTTCTTACCAAAGCTCTGGACGCCGGCGGAGGATGTTCGCATCCAGAAGATCAGGCAGGGCTCCCAGAGGAGGCCTTGGTACAAGAAGATGCAAGGGTTCAG CCACGACCAGTCTGCCTCCTCGTCGGATGATTCCGACCCCGGTGCCTCCAGCCCCTCCCCCTCTTGCGCCCCCTCGCACAAGACCGCCGCTGTCGTGCACGGCAAAAG TCCGCCTATGCACCCACACCCCCCCTCCACCACCCACTTAGAGGCCCCGCCTCTGGTTTTCCCCCCAGTGGACCCCACCGCCGGTCCCAGACTGGTCAAATGCCAGAAGTGGCCCCTGCTCGGGCGCCAAGACCCCCGCGAGCCGCCTGATCCCATAGATTACGAGAGCATTATCCCCGACTTGGAGAACGACGACATGTTTGCGAGGCGGACCCTCGCCTTCCAGTCCAACGCGGAGCTGGCGAGGGTCAAGACCCCGTTGTCTGCGAGGCGGCGCCTGTGGACGTCCGAGGAACAGCTCAATATCGTCACCCAGCGTCACGACGCCAACATGGAGGACGAGGACTTCCCGGACATCGAGCAGGACGACCTGGTCCAGCATAAGGAGAAAATCCGTCAAGCTCACCAAAGACGACCCCTCTCCGGCGCCCCGGACAACTACTCCCCGATGCCGGTCCCCGAGCCGTGGGACCTCCCCGCGGATCTGAAGACCCGACTCCTGTGCCCGCCGTGCCCTCTCACTCGGCAGGGCTCCGCGCATAAATCCGTCAAAAAGGAGGCGTGTCCCGAATCGGACGACATGCTGGTGCGAAAGTTTACCGCGTGTTCGCAGAAGAGCTCGGCCAATCAGTCGAGCCCCTCCATGCCGACTTCCTGTAGCGACGGCGACCTGCAGAGGTGGCGCGATATCAGAGAGGCCAGTCAGCTGAGATATAAGAAGAGGCGCATGGTAGAAATGCTAGCCGCTCTCAAGctgtag
- the LOC133659077 gene encoding uncharacterized protein LOC133659077 isoform X1, producing MKTEQNSHPVLDLIRLLQVYLMKWLVSWLPFPPSHISSPSHFLPVTFPPRHISSQSHFLPVTFPPSHISSPSHFLPVTFPPRHISSPSHFLPVTFPPSHISSQSHFLPVTFPPRHISSPSHFLRVTFPPRHISPDIQYLSAPIFHFLRFLANLPLSLLHGHSSFSLHLLILGLSHDQSASSSDDSDPGASSPSPSCAPSHKTAAVVHGKSPPMHPHPPSTTHLEAPPLVFPPVDPTAGPRLVKCQKWPLLGRQDPREPPDPIDYESIIPDLENDDMFARRTLAFQSNAELARVKTPLSARRRLWTSEEQLNIVTQRHDANMEDEDFPDIEQDDLVQHKEKIRQAHQRRPLSGAPDNYSPMPVPEPWDLPADLKTRLLCPPCPLTRQGSAHKSVKKEACPESDDMLVRKFTACSQKSSANQSSPSMPTSCSDGDLQRWRDIREASQLRYKKRRMVEMLAALKL from the exons ATGAAAACTGAGCAGAATTCCCATCCTGTGTTGGATCTCATTAGATtattgcaggtgtacctaatgaagtggcttgTTTCCTGGCTTCCATTTCCTCCCAGTCACATTTCCTCCCCGTCACATTTCCTCCCAGTCACATTTCCTCCCCGTCACATTTCCTCCCAGTCACATTTCCTCCCCGTCACATTTCCTCCCAGTCACATTTCCTCCCCGTCACATTTCCTCCCAGTCACATTTCCTCCCCGTCACATTTCCTCCCCGTCACATTTCCTCCCAGTCACATTTCCTCCCAGTCACATTTCCTCCCAGTCACATTTCCTCCCCGTCACATTTCCTCCCCGTCACATTTCCTCCCCGTCACATTTCCTCCGCGTCACATTTCCTCCCCGTCACATTTCCCCTGACATTCAATACTTGTCTGCTCCAATTTTTCACTTTCTACGATTCCTTGCTAACcttcctctctctctccttcATGGCCACTCTTCCTTCTCGCTTCACCTTCTGATCCTGGGCCTCAGCCACGACCAGTCTGCCTCCTCGTCGGATGATTCCGACCCCGGTGCCTCCAGCCCCTCCCCCTCTTGCGCCCCCTCGCACAAGACCGCCGCTGTCGTGCACGGCAAAAG TCCGCCTATGCACCCACACCCCCCCTCCACCACCCACTTAGAGGCCCCGCCTCTGGTTTTCCCCCCAGTGGACCCCACCGCCGGTCCCAGACTGGTCAAATGCCAGAAGTGGCCCCTGCTCGGGCGCCAAGACCCCCGCGAGCCGCCTGATCCCATAGATTACGAGAGCATTATCCCCGACTTGGAGAACGACGACATGTTTGCGAGGCGGACCCTCGCCTTCCAGTCCAACGCGGAGCTGGCGAGGGTCAAGACCCCGTTGTCTGCGAGGCGGCGCCTGTGGACGTCCGAGGAACAGCTCAATATCGTCACCCAGCGTCACGACGCCAACATGGAGGACGAGGACTTCCCGGACATCGAGCAGGACGACCTGGTCCAGCATAAGGAGAAAATCCGTCAAGCTCACCAAAGACGACCCCTCTCCGGCGCCCCGGACAACTACTCCCCGATGCCGGTCCCCGAGCCGTGGGACCTCCCCGCGGATCTGAAGACCCGACTCCTGTGCCCGCCGTGCCCTCTCACTCGGCAGGGCTCCGCGCATAAATCCGTCAAAAAGGAGGCGTGTCCCGAATCGGACGACATGCTGGTGCGAAAGTTTACCGCGTGTTCGCAGAAGAGCTCGGCCAATCAGTCGAGCCCCTCCATGCCGACTTCCTGTAGCGACGGCGACCTGCAGAGGTGGCGCGATATCAGAGAGGCCAGTCAGCTGAGATATAAGAAGAGGCGCATGGTAGAAATGCTAGCCGCTCTCAAGctgtag